The Acetomicrobium sp. S15 = DSM 107314 sequence AAGTCCTCGTTTTCGCCGCTGGAGCTTTGTTGATGTGGGTCGCCTCAGTGGGAGCGATAGTAGAGCTAAAAGTAAAAGCAGTCTCTGAGGAAATAAGAAATATTGGAAGGGATACCATTGAGGTTGCCACTGATGTTACATCTCCGGAGGAAGTTGATAAACTAAAGGAAGCCGTTCTA is a genomic window containing:
- a CDS encoding LapA family protein, with the translated sequence MIWQRDVHQGIWEVLVFAAGALLMWVASVGAIVELKVKAVSEEIRNIGRDTIEVATDVTSPEEVDKLKEAVL